The genomic segment GGCGGTCGCCGGGTGGGCCGAACCGGTGTGGACGCGGGGGTCCGGCCGCCCGGCCAGGTAGGCGTCGAGGGCGGCCACGGCCTCGGCCAGCCCGGTGCAGACCACGGCGAGCCGGTGCCGGAGCGGTGTCCGGCCGGTTTGCGTCGTCCAGGCAACGTCGGCGGGCAGCACGCCGGAGGCGGACCCCTCGCGCACCACGCGGTCGAGGTGGTCGCGCAGGGACCGTGCGGAGCGGGTCAGCCGTCCGGGGTCGCCTGCGGAGACGAGGACGACGGCCGGGTCACGAAGGGCCGTTCCTGAGGGCTGGTCGCCGCCGGTCACCGGGGTGCCGTCGGCGAACACGCTGTCATTCCACTCCATACCGTCTCACTCCACGGGTCTCGACTTCTCGTCCGCGTCGGCCCGACAGGTGGCGCGCTCCACGGATCCGCCCGACTGGGGCACGGACCGGATGGCACACGCCGCAGACCGTAACCGCGGTTCGCTGGTGTGTCTCTATCGGAGGGCTCTTTTCGGCCCACATCACCGACCGGCCGCCTCGATCAGTTCCGCGGCGCCGGCCAGGAGGTATTCGGCGACGGTGTCCGCGTCCCGCGCCGTCCAGGAAGCCAGTTCCGTCCCGGCGACCCGCCGGTTGAAGTCGGCCAGTTCCGTCTCGCAGTCCAGCCGGTGGTCCAGCGGCCGGGCCGGTTCGCCCGCTTCGTCCACGCGTCCCGCCTCGCGCAGGTACCAGCGGAAGACGGACGCCATGCGGTGCCGGGGCCCGTCGAGGCCCTCCCGTCCAAGGGCGGGGAGCCCGGCGAGCACCTCGTCGAAGGACCGGCCGAGGCAGGCCCGCTCGACATGGGCCCGGGTCGCCGCCGGGATCTCGTCGAAGGACCGGTGGTCCCGGTAGAGCCGGTACAGGTGGTTGGCCCTGGCCGGAAACAGTGTGCCGACACGCATCACACGGGTTCGCGCGCCGAGCGCGAAGTGCCGCTCGCCGGGCGCCCAGCAGAGATCGTGGTCCAGCAGACCGGACAGCTTCTCCTTCAGCGGCCGGCTCCAACGAGCCTGCGGGGTGGACTGGTTCACCGAAGTGGTGACGGTGAAGTCGGCGCCCAACGCGAAGGCGGCCGCGGTCCGCTCCGGGGTGCCCGCCGCTCCGCGTACCCCGACGTGGACCGGCTCCGGGTAGCCGTGCCGGTGGCTCAGGTGCCGTACGAGGGCCGTGATGGCGGGCAGCAGCGCGAACGCGTCAGCGCAGTCCGTGCTCCATCCGGCGGAGGTCTCGACGGCGAGGTCCGAGGCGACCGGCAGGCCCCGCGCCGCTTCCGCCTCCTCCTCCGTGAGGCCTCCCCCGGCGACCAGGGTCATGAGCAGGGCGGGGGACGGCGGGGCGAGGAAGGCGGCGGCCTGCTCGACGCCCGTGACCCTGGCGATGACGTGGTGCGCCGCCACCGGGTCGCGGTCGCGGCGGGCACCGCTGAACCGGAAACGCACCAGGTCGGCGGTGGGGCCGGCGGGGAAGTCCGCCTCCACGTGGCGGACACCGTGGTCCAGGAACCGGGACACGGCCGCCGGAGCGGCGGGGTCGTCGCGCAGTGCCATGCCCCATCCGCCGCGCGCGGCGCCTTCGGGGACGTCGGCGGCGCGGTCGGCGAAGGACAGCAGACCGGCACCGGCCATGCGCGCGCAGAGCTCCCGGGTCCCGGCCCCGGCACCTCCCGCTCCGGCCGCGTAGGCGAGGCGGACGCCGTACCGCTCGCGGAAGCCGGGCGCGCCCAACTGCCCGGCCCCCGGGCGCGGCTTCGGCTTCGGCTTCTGCTTCTGCTTCGGCTTCTGCTTCTGCTCCTGCTCCTGCTCCTGCTTCGGACCAGGCGGAGCAGGTGCCGGCCGGGGAACCGCTACGGGCACGGCCTCGGCGGGCCGCGCCGGGATCCGCTCCTCCGCCATCGCCCAGAGCTTGCGGAGCACGCTCCCCGGCCCGACCTCCACCAGTTCGGTGACGCCGTGCCCGACCAGGTACTCGATGCTGTCCCACCAGCGGACCGGACGGCACATGTGGTCACGCAGCAGCGCCCCGATCTCCTCGGCCCGGTGCGGCAGGGCCGTCACGTTCGACAGCACGGGCACCCGTGGCTCGCGGAAGTCCACCGTGCCGAGGAGCTCGCCGAGTTCGTCCGCCGCGTCCCGCATGTACCGGGAGTGCGCGGCCACGCTGACGTAGAGCAGCACACACTTGCCCGCGCCTTCCCCTCGGAGGACCGGCGCGAGCGCGCGCACCGACTCCTCGGGGCCCGAGAGCACCGTCTGGAGCGGGGAGTTGTAGTTGGCCACGTCCACGTCGCTCGCACCCACGCGGCTCAGCACCCGCTCGATCCGGCCGGCCTCGAGGCCCACCACGGCCAGCATGCCGCCCCTGGTGGCACGGGCCATGATGTCGGCGCGGGCCGCGACCAGACGCAGCCCGGTGCCGAAGTCGACGGATCCCGCCGCGTACAGGGCGCTGTACTCGCCGAGGCTGTGCCCGGCCATGAAGTCCGGCTGCGGGGACCGGCCTGCGAGGTCGAGGTACTTCAGTGCGTTGACGGTGAACATGACCGGCTGCAGATTGCGGGTGTCCTGGAGCAGCGCCGGGTCGTCGCACAGCTCGCGGACGGACCGCCCCAGCACGGCGTCGGCCTCGGCGGCGATCGCGGGGAAACGTTCGAACAACCCCTCCGCCATGTGCTTGCGCTGGGAGCCCTGACCGGGAAACGCCCATACGACTGCCATTCGGTTCCCTTCCCCAGTGTCAGTGCCCCGGGCGCCGGCCGCGCGGGGTCCGTTCACTTCTCCCACGGGTAGCGCCCCGTGGCGGCGAAGCGGGCGAACCCGTCCCGCACCCCGGGGGCCGAGGCCAGCCGGGCGAATTCGTCGACGGCGTGACGTTCGGTCTGCTCGGTGACGGGGTGCAGTGACGAGAAGTAGCGCTTGGCGTCGCCGATGACGTGCCCGTCGACCTTGGTGAGCCGCGAGACGAGACGGCGTACGAGGGGGTCTGCGTCCGGTGAGACCTCATCGGCCAGCCGACGTTCGGCCGCTTCTGCGGCGGTGAGCGGAAGGGTGGTCAGCGTCATCGCGTACGCGGTCTGGAAGCCGGTGCGGCGGATCAGGTACGGCAGGACGCTGCACGGCAGCAGGCCCCACAGCGCCTCGGGGAGGCTGAAGGTGGACCGCTCGGTGGCGTGCACCAGATCGCAGGCCGCCACCAGTCCCACTCCGCCGCCCGCCACCCGGCCGTCGACGCTGGCGACGATGGTGCGCGGCAGGTGCGTGAACCGCCGCAGCAGGCGGAAGAAGGCAGTGCCGTTGAGCGACGCGCCGTCGGGTCCGCCGGGCGCGGACCCGGACGCGGCGGCCTCGGCCATGTCGAGTCCGTTGCAGAAGACGCTGCCCCGCGCGTCGATGACGACGACGCGGCATTCGGCGGCGGCCTCCGCCTCGTCCAGAGCCCGGTCCAGGTCGGCCAGCAGTGTGGCGTCGACGGTGTTGCCCCGGTCGGGGCAGGCAAGCGTGACACGCAGCACCGGTCCCGTACGGGTCACCTCGATGGCGCTGTAGGTCATGGCTCAGCTCCAGCGGTAGACGCGGTGAAAGTTCTCGATGCGATCGAGCACCAGCAGGCCCGCGCCGTCGAACAGGTCCGCGTAGAGGTCCGCGTACGGCTTGGGGTCGAAGTCCCGCTCCTGCACGCCGAACGCGCGGTCGCCGCCCAGCTCGGTGACGGCGTCGTACTCCGCGAAGGTGAGCTCGCGGCGGGCATCCAGGGCCGCGCCGATCCGCAGCTCCCCCACGTTGCGGACGGCGTCGGCCCCCAGGACTCCGCTGAAGAACTCCGAGCCGCAGCCCGACCCGTACGAGAACAGCCCGATCCGGCACGGGCCGACGGGGCCGCCGGTGTCGATCAGCGAACACAGCGCGAGGTAGAGGGAGGCGGAGAACAGATTGCCGACCCTGGAGCTGTACTCGAGCGTGGGCACGACCCGACGTTCGAAGTCCGCCTGCGACTCGTTCGGGGGCAGGCCACGGTGCTTGCGCAGCAGCATGCGGTGCGCGCCCTTGACCATGCCGGCGAAGGGGGTGTGCAGGACGAGGTGGGCGAAGCTGTCGACGATGTCGGCGCCCGCGACGCGGTCGCGGTACGCGGCGAAGCTCTGTTCCAGGCAGGTCATGTACGACAGCAGGGAGACGTCCGCGTCCACGACGTCGAGGTCGGGCCGGGGGCGGAGGGTGTCCATCACCTCGAAGGTGTGCAGTCCGCTGGCGCCCGGGTCGAGTTCGAGCACGTCGGGCCGCTGGCTGACGATCATCGCTGCGGCGCCGCCGCCCTCCGACGGCTCCCAGTAGGTACCGCGCGAGGCGGCGCTGGGGGCGTCGGCGGCGATCACCAGGGCCTTGGCGGTCGGCACCGGGGACGAGCCGATGATGCCGGCCGCGGTCTGCAGGGCGGCGGTGCCGCCGTAGCAGGCGTGTTTGACCTCGAAGGACCGGCAGCGCGAGCTCAGTCCCAGGTAGTGGTGGATGTACGTGCTGATGGGCTTGCCCAGGTCGAGGCCCGACTCGGTGCCGACCACCAGCAGTTCGACGGAGTCGCGTTCCTGGGGGGTCATCCGGTCCAGCAGCGGCCGGGCCGCGTTCACACCATTGGTGATGGCGTCCTCGCACGGCAGATTGACCGATTTCTGACGCATCATCAAGTTCTGGAACCTGGCCAGGTCGAGACCCCGGGCCCGGAACAGTTCCTCCACGTCGAAGCGGGCTCGCGCCACATAGGCGTTGAGCGCCTCGATACCGACGGCCATACACGCTCCCGCCCTCGGGGGGTCACCCGCGAGGACCCCGGTGGTGTCGGTTCTAGTCCGCTGGAGTACGGGGGGTCTGCTCACTATTGAACGGCGGGGCCAACCGGTCGCGGCACACGCTCGCAGGGTGCCGCCGTGTGCGGGACGAGAAGGGAGCCCGCCGTGCCGCCGACGTCCTGCTCGCCGCCCGGGGAACGCGCGCTCGCCGCGACGCGACCGCTCGCGCTGTACAGCCCGGGTACGGGACATCCGGTCGCCCACCTCTGGACCGCGGAACCGGCGCCCCGCGGGACCGTGGCGGGCCGGGAGTGGCTATCCCGTGACGAGCGCAACCGGCTGGACGCCCTGTTGCTGGAGAGCGACCGGGCGCTGTTCGTCACGGCCCGCGTCCTGCTGCGCACCGCCCTGAGCCGCTGTGTGCCCGGCGTCGGCCCCGCCGAGTGGGCCTTCCGTACGGGCTCCCACGGACGCCCCGAGGTGCTGTCCCCCAGGACCGCACCCCGGCTGCGCTTCAACATCTCGCACACCCGGGGCCTGGCCGCCTGCCTGGTCTGCCCGGAGATCGACTGCGGGCTCGACGTCGAATGCCTGGACCGCAGTTTCGACCCGGTGCGACTGGCGCGGTCGATGCTCAGTGCCGCCGAGGCCGACGACGTCGCCGCCGCCCCCGGCGGGTACGTCACCACCGAGCGGTTCATCCGCTACTGGACGCTCAAGGAGGCGTACAGCAAGGGCCGTGGGCTCGGCCTTTCGCTGCCCACCGGCTCGTACAGCTTCCGGCTGGGGCCGCCGGGTCCCGCCCGGCTGCACGCGTCGGACGACGACGGCGCCGACTGGCAGTTCGGGCAGTGGCTGCACGGTCCCGGCCACATGGTGGCCGTGGCGATGCGGCGCGGACCGGCCGGCGACCTGGCCCTGGTCCGGCACCCCGGGTGAGCGTGGCGGCCGCCGCTCAGGCCGCCGCCGGGCGTACGTCCTCCTCCAGCTCCCCGGTCAGCCCGGCCCTCAGCGGCACGGGCAGGTCCTTGAGGTAGAAGTGGTTGCCCTCGTACACCGTCATCCGGAACGGCCCTTTCGTGGTCCGGTTCCACAGACCCATCTCCAGCGGTGTCACCTCCGGGTCCCGCTCGCCGGTGAAGCCGGCCACGGGGCAGGTCAGCGGCGGCCCCTCCGACGGACGGTAGGTCTCGTTCACGGCGAAGTCGGCGCGCAGCCCCGGCAGGAACATCCGCACCAGCTCCCGGTGGCGCAGCACCTCCTCGGGGATGCCCCCCAGTTGGGCGACGGCCTGGAGGAAGTCGGCGTCGTCCAGACCGGCGAAAGCACGGCGGCGGGCGGCGAGGTGCGGGGCGCGGCGTCCGGAGACGAGCAGCCGCCGGGGCGCGCGCACCGGGTCGCCGTCGAACCGCCGGGCCACCTCGTAGGCCACCG from the Streptomyces sp. RKAG293 genome contains:
- a CDS encoding enoyl-CoA hydratase-related protein, with the translated sequence MTYSAIEVTRTGPVLRVTLACPDRGNTVDATLLADLDRALDEAEAAAECRVVVIDARGSVFCNGLDMAEAAASGSAPGGPDGASLNGTAFFRLLRRFTHLPRTIVASVDGRVAGGGVGLVAACDLVHATERSTFSLPEALWGLLPCSVLPYLIRRTGFQTAYAMTLTTLPLTAAEAAERRLADEVSPDADPLVRRLVSRLTKVDGHVIGDAKRYFSSLHPVTEQTERHAVDEFARLASAPGVRDGFARFAATGRYPWEK
- a CDS encoding hydroxymethylglutaryl-CoA synthase; translated protein: MAVGIEALNAYVARARFDVEELFRARGLDLARFQNLMMRQKSVNLPCEDAITNGVNAARPLLDRMTPQERDSVELLVVGTESGLDLGKPISTYIHHYLGLSSRCRSFEVKHACYGGTAALQTAAGIIGSSPVPTAKALVIAADAPSAASRGTYWEPSEGGGAAAMIVSQRPDVLELDPGASGLHTFEVMDTLRPRPDLDVVDADVSLLSYMTCLEQSFAAYRDRVAGADIVDSFAHLVLHTPFAGMVKGAHRMLLRKHRGLPPNESQADFERRVVPTLEYSSRVGNLFSASLYLALCSLIDTGGPVGPCRIGLFSYGSGCGSEFFSGVLGADAVRNVGELRIGAALDARRELTFAEYDAVTELGGDRAFGVQERDFDPKPYADLYADLFDGAGLLVLDRIENFHRVYRWS
- the fabD gene encoding ACP S-malonyltransferase, translated to MAVVWAFPGQGSQRKHMAEGLFERFPAIAAEADAVLGRSVRELCDDPALLQDTRNLQPVMFTVNALKYLDLAGRSPQPDFMAGHSLGEYSALYAAGSVDFGTGLRLVAARADIMARATRGGMLAVVGLEAGRIERVLSRVGASDVDVANYNSPLQTVLSGPEESVRALAPVLRGEGAGKCVLLYVSVAAHSRYMRDAADELGELLGTVDFREPRVPVLSNVTALPHRAEEIGALLRDHMCRPVRWWDSIEYLVGHGVTELVEVGPGSVLRKLWAMAEERIPARPAEAVPVAVPRPAPAPPGPKQEQEQEQKQKPKQKQKPKPKPRPGAGQLGAPGFRERYGVRLAYAAGAGGAGAGTRELCARMAGAGLLSFADRAADVPEGAARGGWGMALRDDPAAPAAVSRFLDHGVRHVEADFPAGPTADLVRFRFSGARRDRDPVAAHHVIARVTGVEQAAAFLAPPSPALLMTLVAGGGLTEEEAEAARGLPVASDLAVETSAGWSTDCADAFALLPAITALVRHLSHRHGYPEPVHVGVRGAAGTPERTAAAFALGADFTVTTSVNQSTPQARWSRPLKEKLSGLLDHDLCWAPGERHFALGARTRVMRVGTLFPARANHLYRLYRDHRSFDEIPAATRAHVERACLGRSFDEVLAGLPALGREGLDGPRHRMASVFRWYLREAGRVDEAGEPARPLDHRLDCETELADFNRRVAGTELASWTARDADTVAEYLLAGAAELIEAAGR
- a CDS encoding 4'-phosphopantetheinyl transferase superfamily protein, with protein sequence MPPTSCSPPGERALAATRPLALYSPGTGHPVAHLWTAEPAPRGTVAGREWLSRDERNRLDALLLESDRALFVTARVLLRTALSRCVPGVGPAEWAFRTGSHGRPEVLSPRTAPRLRFNISHTRGLAACLVCPEIDCGLDVECLDRSFDPVRLARSMLSAAEADDVAAAPGGYVTTERFIRYWTLKEAYSKGRGLGLSLPTGSYSFRLGPPGPARLHASDDDGADWQFGQWLHGPGHMVAVAMRRGPAGDLALVRHPG
- a CDS encoding alpha/beta fold hydrolase, producing the protein MTGSWLRNGDATTDAPLRLFCFPHAGGGGGFFRPWRALLPPQIEVCPVILPGREARIEETPYTRMADLLDPLCEGLAPYLDRPYALFGHSMGAAVAYEVARRFDGDPVRAPRRLLVSGRRAPHLAARRRAFAGLDDADFLQAVAQLGGIPEEVLRHRELVRMFLPGLRADFAVNETYRPSEGPPLTCPVAGFTGERDPEVTPLEMGLWNRTTKGPFRMTVYEGNHFYLKDLPVPLRAGLTGELEEDVRPAAA